The Methanohalophilus levihalophilus genome has a segment encoding these proteins:
- a CDS encoding MarR family transcriptional regulator, which yields MNKQSMDNLFLQEKPTLALMAVWAHKRTYASVVTKEINSTFAHTTKILSKMEEMGLVKFTVDGRIKYVELTEYGIEAVEALQQLIHALKDTLPSAYLKAVEADENVVKHALNEESEKILGKIRELRTKIDKSYTELVKSKASDEAIKRKLGPFSREVALVGTMIENSEEPIHDDVLIAYDETADAFNSIIKRN from the coding sequence ATGAATAAACAAAGCATGGACAATCTATTTTTGCAGGAAAAGCCCACCCTTGCACTGATGGCAGTATGGGCCCATAAAAGGACTTATGCGTCAGTTGTTACCAAGGAGATTAACTCGACTTTTGCCCATACAACTAAAATATTATCCAAAATGGAAGAGATGGGACTTGTTAAATTTACAGTCGATGGGCGTATAAAATACGTTGAACTCACAGAATATGGCATTGAAGCTGTTGAAGCTCTGCAGCAGTTAATCCATGCTCTTAAGGATACTCTTCCTTCGGCATACCTGAAAGCTGTTGAAGCAGATGAAAACGTTGTAAAACATGCCCTCAATGAGGAATCTGAGAAGATTCTTGGTAAAATACGAGAACTTCGAACAAAAATTGATAAAAGTTATACCGAGCTTGTCAAAAGTAAGGCCAGCGACGAAGCTATAAAACGAAAACTCGGTCCTTTCAGCAGGGAAGTTGCTCTTGTCGGCACAATGATAGAGAACTCGGAAGAGCCCATTCATGATGACGTTTTGATTGCATACGACGAAACGGCAGACGCATTCAATTCCATTATTAAGAGAAACTGA
- a CDS encoding DUF2110 family protein, with protein MEKDCIALFIYANPQQTLVAAKNLISDELKDLEANADTVISSSGWLEVHLEGEDAEFALNFLKSKYGSPTKKPEPEIVYNGYIKSVEGEELLIDIGKVMRMPVQNLKSLGTGNAKQIAARFGLIQHFPVKVRLSKDGKTLEFADETIDLLWKWKKSPMDRVIANSSTRSKIKSAIKKTGHGRDIFGVEKLGLLENVIVCKEGTDGPGIVAEIGPLLKSEMGVIRGTH; from the coding sequence ATGGAAAAAGACTGTATAGCTCTTTTCATTTATGCTAATCCTCAACAGACATTAGTCGCAGCTAAGAATTTAATCTCAGACGAGCTTAAAGATCTGGAGGCTAATGCGGATACAGTTATTTCCAGCAGTGGGTGGCTGGAAGTTCATCTTGAGGGAGAAGATGCCGAATTTGCCCTTAATTTCCTGAAATCAAAATATGGTTCCCCTACAAAAAAACCGGAACCTGAAATTGTCTATAATGGTTACATCAAATCTGTTGAAGGGGAAGAATTACTCATTGATATAGGCAAAGTAATGAGAATGCCTGTACAAAATCTCAAGTCATTAGGTACAGGAAATGCAAAACAGATAGCTGCAAGATTCGGATTAATTCAGCATTTTCCTGTAAAAGTACGACTGTCAAAAGATGGTAAAACGCTTGAATTTGCAGATGAAACAATTGATCTGTTATGGAAATGGAAAAAATCACCAATGGACAGGGTCATAGCAAACTCATCCACGCGCTCAAAAATAAAATCCGCAATTAAGAAAACCGGGCATGGAAGAGATATTTTTGGAGTAGAAAAACTAGGTCTGCTTGAAAATGTCATTGTTTGTAAAGAAGGAACAGATGGTCCTGGAATAGTTGCTGAAATTGGACCACTCCTGAAATCAGAAATGGGAGTAATACGAGGGACACACTGA
- a CDS encoding V4R domain-containing protein, producing MESKDHTALFATANGFIAINGEVKLQILEFLQADPKSFDEIVRSTGKAKSTVSVHLNDLQKANLVREQVDPSDRRRKTYTLCSKYIACSREPLDFHYYQTLDMFTSSLKDEFDFLKYAFRAVRYGSEAQGINNGPLMKIIGRDIGGHISATFDFDDVSDVFEELRGYWRLHKLGKMYIDDVDPLTIRVKDCFECDSIPVVGHPVCSFDEGVLEGIFSSSIGLNLPFIEKECYAAGDNHCLFITE from the coding sequence ATGGAATCAAAAGATCATACTGCTCTTTTTGCAACTGCAAATGGATTTATTGCTATCAACGGAGAAGTGAAACTCCAGATACTTGAATTTTTGCAGGCAGATCCCAAGTCTTTTGATGAAATTGTTCGCAGTACCGGGAAAGCCAAGTCTACTGTTTCGGTCCATCTAAATGATCTCCAGAAAGCAAATTTGGTTAGAGAACAGGTTGATCCCTCTGACCGACGCAGGAAAACCTATACTTTATGTTCCAAGTACATTGCCTGCTCCAGAGAACCTCTTGATTTCCATTATTACCAGACACTTGATATGTTTACTTCTTCCCTGAAAGATGAATTTGATTTCCTTAAGTATGCTTTCCGGGCTGTCCGGTATGGCTCAGAAGCGCAGGGAATCAATAATGGCCCCCTTATGAAAATTATTGGAAGGGACATAGGTGGCCATATATCAGCGACTTTTGATTTTGATGATGTTTCAGATGTCTTTGAAGAACTTCGAGGTTATTGGCGTCTTCACAAACTGGGTAAAATGTATATTGATGATGTGGACCCACTCACAATTCGCGTTAAGGATTGTTTCGAATGCGATTCTATTCCAGTTGTCGGACATCCAGTTTGTTCGTTTGACGAAGGTGTTCTCGAGGGTATTTTTTCCAGTTCAATAGGTCTGAATCTACCCTTCATTGAAAAAGAATGCTATGCTGCAGGCGATAATCACTGTCTCTTTATCACCGAGTAA
- a CDS encoding class I SAM-dependent methyltransferase — protein sequence MQAENTKAILVPKEKIEDIRMHLLKKNILDTNRKIKIATNKDLAEIPVLGEVEGYEHIFQEKPEYYFQFKNLRERLQEIADPEQKKYIPSGWQVLGDVVVITIPEKISSLKPVIGEELLKMYPSCHCVVNDKGIDGDLRQPKREIIAGNGTETTHRENGCVFRMDVTKVMYSKGNLYEKRHMSNIGTGEIIVDMFAGIGYFTIPIAVHAKPEKMYAIELNPESHSYLLENIKLNNVEGIVEPVLGNCLEKAPEGVADRVLMGYVGNTHEYLKKAISILKKEGGIIHYHESVPEKLFPERPVSRITKAALEKGKKVEILGFRRIKKYSPGVWHVVIDAKIG from the coding sequence ATGCAAGCAGAAAATACTAAAGCAATACTTGTCCCGAAGGAAAAAATTGAAGATATTCGCATGCATCTGCTCAAAAAAAATATCCTTGATACAAACAGGAAAATAAAAATTGCGACAAACAAGGATTTGGCCGAAATTCCAGTTTTGGGAGAAGTGGAAGGTTATGAACACATTTTCCAGGAAAAACCTGAATATTATTTCCAGTTCAAAAATTTAAGAGAAAGGCTGCAGGAAATCGCTGATCCTGAACAAAAAAAATACATACCTTCCGGATGGCAGGTGCTTGGAGATGTAGTTGTAATTACCATTCCTGAAAAAATCTCATCACTTAAACCTGTAATTGGGGAAGAACTCCTGAAAATGTATCCTTCATGTCACTGCGTGGTTAACGATAAAGGTATAGACGGAGATCTCCGCCAACCGAAAAGGGAAATCATTGCAGGGAATGGAACTGAAACCACACACCGGGAAAATGGGTGTGTGTTCAGGATGGATGTTACAAAAGTTATGTACTCAAAGGGAAACCTCTATGAAAAGAGGCACATGAGCAATATAGGAACCGGCGAAATCATTGTGGATATGTTTGCAGGCATAGGCTATTTTACAATACCCATTGCAGTCCATGCAAAGCCTGAAAAAATGTACGCAATCGAATTGAATCCTGAGTCGCATTCCTACCTTCTTGAAAATATCAAGTTGAATAATGTAGAAGGTATTGTAGAACCTGTATTGGGTAATTGCCTTGAAAAAGCCCCTGAAGGAGTAGCTGACAGGGTACTTATGGGATATGTAGGAAATACACATGAGTATCTGAAAAAGGCAATCTCAATCCTGAAAAAAGAGGGTGGAATAATCCACTATCATGAATCAGTTCCCGAAAAACTATTTCCTGAAAGACCCGTATCCAGAATAACTAAAGCTGCACTGGAAAAAGGGAAAAAAGTGGAGATTCTTGGCTTTCGGCGTATTAAAAAATATTCACCTGGCGTCTGGCATGTAGTTATAGATGCAAAAATTGGGTGA
- a CDS encoding DUF2124 family protein, whose product MNVIETSEGLGGMLRGLAEVTRDSKKVIFVGTAGFCTPFAELAAYAMRKNPAELGFIVKDDVDGAKAIIPTDYGMQIGKSIDYHADTVVLLGGLSMSKIGIDIEAANELLANIFEDSDRNLLIGLCFQSTFDVRGWTDKLKFDYLFDADMSVSMKEK is encoded by the coding sequence TTGAATGTTATTGAAACCTCCGAAGGTCTCGGAGGAATGCTTCGCGGATTAGCCGAGGTTACCCGGGATTCCAAAAAAGTAATTTTTGTTGGTACAGCTGGTTTTTGCACACCTTTTGCCGAGCTTGCAGCATATGCCATGCGCAAAAATCCTGCGGAACTGGGTTTCATTGTAAAGGACGATGTTGATGGGGCAAAAGCCATAATTCCTACCGATTACGGGATGCAAATAGGCAAGTCTATTGATTACCACGCTGACACAGTTGTACTTTTAGGCGGTCTTTCAATGTCAAAAATAGGTATTGATATAGAAGCCGCAAATGAGCTTCTTGCAAATATATTTGAGGATTCTGACAGGAATTTATTGATTGGACTATGCTTCCAGTCCACTTTTGATGTTCGCGGCTGGACGGATAAACTCAAATTTGACTACCTTTTTGATGCGGATATGTCTGTATCCATGAAAGAAAAATAA
- the mch gene encoding methenyltetrahydromethanopterin cyclohydrolase, giving the protein MISVNEKGLAIIDEMLDWEEEIKVESSQLENGATIIDCGVNVEGGYDAGMYLSRLCLADLAEITYTKFDLEGLPVPAIQVVTDHPIVACMGSQYAGWRISVGKYFGMGSGPARALGLKPKELYEEIGYKDDSEAAVLVMESGALPDEEIVEYIAKHCSVDPENVYIAVAPTSSIAGSVQISARIVETGIHKLESIGFDINSIKSGFGVTPIAPVVGDDTKCMGSTNDCIIYCGETYYTVDYGQEDLEDFVKKAPSTTSKDFGKPFFTTFKEANFDFFKVDAGMFAPAKVTINDVATQKSYTSGHINSPILLESFGIKEV; this is encoded by the coding sequence ATGATTAGTGTCAACGAAAAGGGACTTGCTATAATCGATGAAATGCTTGACTGGGAAGAAGAAATCAAGGTAGAATCCAGCCAACTTGAAAATGGTGCTACTATCATTGACTGTGGTGTCAACGTAGAGGGTGGATATGATGCAGGTATGTACCTTTCCCGTCTTTGTCTTGCAGACCTGGCAGAGATTACCTACACAAAATTTGATCTGGAAGGGCTTCCAGTTCCTGCAATCCAGGTTGTTACTGATCATCCGATTGTTGCATGTATGGGTTCCCAGTATGCCGGCTGGAGGATATCAGTTGGCAAGTACTTTGGAATGGGTTCCGGTCCTGCTCGTGCACTTGGTCTCAAACCAAAAGAACTCTACGAGGAAATCGGTTACAAGGATGACTCTGAAGCCGCAGTTCTTGTTATGGAATCCGGTGCTCTTCCAGATGAGGAAATTGTTGAGTACATTGCAAAGCACTGCAGTGTTGACCCTGAAAACGTTTACATTGCTGTTGCGCCCACATCCTCAATCGCTGGTTCCGTACAGATTTCCGCACGTATCGTAGAGACAGGCATTCACAAACTTGAATCCATTGGTTTTGACATTAATTCAATCAAGAGCGGTTTCGGTGTAACTCCAATAGCACCTGTTGTGGGAGATGACACTAAGTGTATGGGATCCACAAACGATTGTATCATCTATTGTGGTGAAACATACTACACAGTAGATTATGGTCAGGAGGATCTTGAAGACTTTGTCAAGAAAGCACCTTCAACCACATCAAAAGACTTTGGAAAACCATTCTTCACAACTTTCAAGGAAGCTAACTTCGATTTCTTTAAGGTTGATGCGGGAATGTTTGCGCCTGCAAAGGTAACAATCAACGATGTTGCTACCCAGAAGTCTTATACTTCAGGTCACATCAACTCACCAATTCTTCTCGAATCTTTTGGAATCAAGGAGGTCTAA
- a CDS encoding PEF-CTERM sorting domain-containing protein: MLNKIVVLTVTLLMLFSFVGAASDVQLNVEFNEGVCSPSYWIYGDPAFNNPDTDLLNITSITGPTWVDGTDGRLALTSTDGSGSMVVNTLLPSSCICVQFASDSNEGNASIYIDGNWVWEGDTDADDVPLRLPLVNQTMRYVYISGLDYDTHTIEINQEDTGSAKHVTVYKVGFNGCQEEIPEFPTVALPIAAVIGLAFIFQQRREE, encoded by the coding sequence ATGTTAAACAAAATTGTGGTGCTTACAGTTACCCTTTTAATGCTGTTTTCATTTGTGGGTGCAGCATCAGATGTGCAGTTAAATGTGGAATTCAACGAAGGTGTTTGCAGCCCTTCTTACTGGATATACGGAGATCCAGCCTTCAATAATCCTGATACGGATCTATTGAATATCACATCGATAACCGGTCCTACATGGGTTGATGGAACTGATGGAAGACTTGCCCTTACATCAACTGATGGAAGTGGCTCCATGGTTGTTAATACACTTCTTCCGTCCAGTTGTATCTGCGTCCAGTTTGCCAGTGACAGCAATGAAGGAAATGCAAGTATTTACATCGATGGGAACTGGGTATGGGAAGGTGATACCGATGCTGATGATGTTCCTCTTCGTCTTCCCTTAGTAAATCAGACTATGAGATATGTCTATATTTCCGGTCTTGATTATGATACCCATACCATTGAAATAAACCAGGAAGATACGGGCTCTGCAAAGCATGTTACAGTGTATAAGGTAGGATTTAACGGCTGTCAGGAAGAAATCCCTGAATTTCCAACGGTTGCTTTGCCAATTGCCGCAGTCATCGGACTGGCATTTATATTCCAGCAACGCAGGGAAGAGTAA
- a CDS encoding peptidylprolyl isomerase: MTIEKGDFIKVSYTGKFDEDNIFDTTDEELAKESEIYNPRGVYGGDVIVVGAGHTIQGLDEDFIGKKVGYSGTVDIPPEKGFGTHDPKLVESLPINRFEKKDIQPGMNVEVNGKRGVVVKVIGRRARVDFNHPLAGKTVTYDYTIESKLEEDAAKIIGLLTLYTGIPEIEVSIEDKTALIEVPLGLTFNQRWLMAKGQIATQIIENIGMEKVQYVETYPPESAAPVAESEETEVSEE, translated from the coding sequence TTGACAATCGAGAAAGGCGATTTTATAAAAGTATCATATACAGGAAAGTTTGACGAAGATAACATTTTTGATACAACCGATGAAGAGCTTGCAAAGGAAAGCGAGATTTATAATCCACGTGGAGTTTATGGTGGCGATGTGATTGTTGTCGGTGCCGGTCACACAATCCAGGGTCTTGATGAGGATTTCATTGGCAAGAAGGTTGGTTATTCCGGAACCGTTGACATACCTCCTGAAAAAGGATTTGGCACACATGATCCAAAGCTTGTGGAATCTCTTCCTATAAACCGTTTTGAGAAGAAAGACATTCAGCCTGGTATGAATGTGGAAGTTAACGGCAAACGCGGCGTTGTTGTCAAAGTAATTGGAAGGCGGGCACGTGTTGACTTCAACCATCCCCTTGCAGGCAAGACCGTAACCTATGACTACACAATTGAATCCAAACTTGAGGAAGACGCTGCAAAGATCATTGGTTTACTGACTCTCTATACAGGCATACCGGAAATTGAGGTTTCAATTGAGGATAAAACTGCATTAATTGAAGTTCCTCTTGGTCTTACCTTCAACCAGCGCTGGCTCATGGCTAAAGGCCAGATAGCAACCCAGATTATTGAAAATATTGGAATGGAAAAAGTCCAGTACGTTGAAACCTACCCTCCGGAATCTGCAGCTCCAGTGGCAGAATCTGAGGAAACTGAAGTCAGCGAAGAGTAA
- a CDS encoding sensor histidine kinase: protein MAALKSKLEAEALSAPSYELMEETDESMARMLSRLINSSPAVVIFWQGNERKKLDSASENVNQFGYDAALLKSGKVAFDDMVHPEDLEYVHAHFMDLIDKRKDSVSFEYRLYDISGDIRWVSETVVCHKSKSDLNYASIIIDITSRKEAEKTLLEKERDIAILYSASSLASESLDVDDLLDEVLMEMGDLLDIRAGGVYIIDHESREAVLRAYIGPHDEYPEKIHYSVVENLFKGSADIPSRPLVAEEIVNVGGEIQKRKHLLFHLHSKEHIMGFVQLTIPIEHEISKPSLQVLEHVGKHIGVAIENAQLFEVTQRAYEDLKSLDKLKNEFLANLTHELKTPLISIKGFSKLLDDGRFGELNEEQKKANSAVVRNSERLKRLIDSLLYISLEKEGNYKYSFENLDVNDVVNDAMEIVKIHTEGKDIKIIPSIPETLSPIYGDKERLTTMIVNILDNSIKFIHNEGQVKVTVKEEENDIHIKIKDNGIGIPKSKIPRVFDIFYQIDGSTTRSYNGIGLGLHICKKIAEVHNGSVWVKSLEGFGTTTHIRLPK, encoded by the coding sequence ATGGCCGCTCTAAAGAGCAAACTTGAAGCGGAGGCTTTATCTGCACCATCATATGAATTGATGGAAGAAACTGACGAAAGCATGGCGAGAATGCTAAGTCGTCTGATCAATAGCAGTCCTGCCGTTGTTATTTTCTGGCAGGGCAATGAAAGAAAGAAGCTTGATTCCGCATCTGAAAATGTCAATCAGTTTGGTTACGATGCAGCTTTGCTGAAATCTGGAAAAGTCGCTTTTGATGATATGGTTCATCCAGAGGATCTTGAATATGTGCATGCCCATTTTATGGACCTGATAGACAAAAGGAAGGACAGCGTTTCTTTTGAATATCGTTTGTACGACATCTCCGGAGATATCAGATGGGTTTCTGAAACAGTGGTATGCCACAAAAGCAAATCAGATCTGAATTACGCCAGCATTATTATTGATATTACATCCCGAAAGGAAGCAGAAAAAACACTGCTTGAGAAAGAGAGGGACATAGCCATTCTTTACTCTGCGTCAAGCCTCGCCTCTGAATCGCTTGATGTTGATGATCTTCTTGACGAAGTTCTGATGGAAATGGGAGATTTACTGGATATCCGCGCAGGCGGAGTTTATATTATAGATCATGAATCAAGGGAAGCGGTTCTTAGGGCATATATAGGACCTCATGACGAATATCCCGAAAAAATCCATTACTCGGTTGTTGAAAACCTTTTCAAGGGATCAGCTGACATCCCGTCAAGGCCTCTTGTTGCTGAGGAAATTGTAAACGTAGGCGGAGAGATCCAAAAACGCAAGCATCTCCTCTTCCACCTTCATTCAAAAGAGCATATTATGGGCTTTGTCCAGCTCACAATTCCCATAGAACATGAAATCAGCAAACCAAGTTTGCAGGTTCTTGAACACGTTGGAAAGCATATTGGCGTTGCTATCGAGAATGCGCAACTGTTCGAGGTCACTCAAAGGGCATATGAAGATCTCAAATCCCTTGACAAACTCAAGAACGAATTCCTTGCTAATTTGACGCATGAACTTAAAACGCCACTTATTTCCATAAAAGGTTTCAGCAAACTTCTGGATGATGGAAGATTTGGTGAATTAAACGAAGAGCAGAAGAAGGCGAACTCTGCAGTTGTCCGCAACTCAGAAAGGCTTAAACGCCTGATAGACTCCCTGCTTTACATAAGCCTGGAAAAAGAAGGCAACTATAAGTATTCTTTTGAAAACCTTGATGTAAATGATGTAGTCAATGATGCCATGGAAATTGTCAAAATCCATACCGAAGGAAAAGACATCAAGATAATTCCAAGCATACCTGAGACACTCTCCCCAATTTACGGGGATAAAGAGCGCCTTACAACAATGATAGTGAATATACTTGATAATTCTATCAAATTCATCCATAATGAAGGTCAGGTAAAAGTTACCGTCAAAGAAGAAGAAAACGATATCCATATCAAAATAAAAGACAACGGGATAGGAATTCCAAAAAGTAAAATCCCCCGTGTTTTCGATATCTTCTACCAGATTGATGGTTCAACTACAAGATCTTACAATGGAATTGGCCTTGGGCTTCACATTTGCAAGAAAATTGCAGAAGTCCATAACGGAAGTGTCTGGGTCAAAAGTCTGGAAGGGTTTGGGACCACTACCCACATTCGCCTTCCAAAATAA
- a CDS encoding homocysteine biosynthesis protein, with amino-acid sequence MVEKSIKEINSRIEDGSVNVVTAEEMVDIVVDLGAEGASREVDVVTTGTFGAMCSSGVWLNFGHSEPPIKMNKVWLNNVEAYTGVAAVDAFIGATQLSETEGMAYGGAHLIEDLIRGKSVDVHATAYGTDCYPRKVLDTSINIYDLNQAIMMNPRNAYQKYNAATNGSNHKIYTYMGTLLPNLGNVTYSGAGVLSPMHNDPNYETIGMGTRIFLGGTQGYVIGEGTQHSPQSNFGTIMLRGNLKEMSSDYIRASTFEGYGTSLYVGMGIPIPIINEKVALATAITDADITTNLLDYGVPSRDRPKLGEVTYEELRSGTIDFNGKEIPTSSMSSFKMARKIAGELKQWIKEGDFFVTEPVELLPSDTVCKPMKQTDRSLLVQDIMATEVITIDQDATFHKAAKTIMENDYDHLPVIKEDGTIAGIVTAWDISKAVAEEDYKLVKDIMTKKVITANATDPIDIAARNLDFNGVSAMPVIDNKRKVIGIITSGDISKLMARRQ; translated from the coding sequence ATGGTTGAGAAATCGATTAAGGAAATTAATAGTCGAATTGAGGACGGTAGTGTAAATGTAGTAACAGCCGAGGAAATGGTTGATATCGTTGTAGACTTAGGCGCAGAAGGCGCTTCAAGGGAAGTTGATGTCGTTACGACAGGCACTTTCGGTGCGATGTGCTCATCCGGCGTCTGGCTCAATTTCGGGCATTCCGAACCCCCTATTAAAATGAACAAAGTCTGGCTCAACAATGTTGAAGCTTATACCGGAGTTGCGGCAGTTGATGCCTTTATCGGAGCAACCCAATTATCCGAAACAGAAGGGATGGCCTATGGCGGAGCTCACCTAATAGAAGATCTGATAAGGGGCAAGTCCGTTGATGTCCACGCTACTGCATATGGCACTGACTGTTATCCGAGAAAGGTGCTTGATACAAGCATAAACATTTACGATCTTAACCAGGCAATCATGATGAACCCCCGCAATGCCTATCAGAAATACAATGCTGCGACCAACGGTTCAAATCACAAAATATACACTTACATGGGTACCCTCCTGCCAAATTTGGGGAATGTCACGTATTCCGGAGCAGGAGTCCTGTCTCCAATGCATAATGATCCAAACTATGAAACAATAGGAATGGGAACAAGGATTTTCCTTGGAGGAACACAGGGATATGTAATCGGAGAAGGAACCCAGCATTCACCGCAAAGCAATTTCGGAACAATAATGCTGCGTGGGAACCTTAAGGAAATGAGTTCCGATTACATCCGTGCCTCCACATTCGAGGGATACGGCACATCACTTTACGTTGGTATGGGAATACCTATACCGATTATTAATGAAAAGGTTGCTTTAGCTACCGCAATTACAGATGCAGACATAACAACAAACCTGCTGGATTACGGTGTTCCCAGCCGGGACAGACCAAAATTGGGCGAAGTCACCTACGAAGAGCTCAGATCCGGCACAATCGATTTCAATGGAAAGGAAATTCCGACCTCTTCGATGTCAAGTTTCAAGATGGCAAGAAAAATCGCAGGCGAATTAAAGCAATGGATAAAAGAGGGGGATTTCTTTGTCACAGAGCCTGTAGAATTACTGCCTTCTGATACAGTTTGCAAACCAATGAAACAGACAGATCGCAGTTTACTTGTCCAGGATATCATGGCAACAGAAGTTATTACTATAGATCAGGATGCAACGTTCCACAAGGCAGCAAAAACCATAATGGAAAATGACTACGATCACCTTCCGGTAATAAAAGAAGACGGAACAATTGCAGGTATTGTGACTGCATGGGACATCTCAAAAGCTGTTGCAGAAGAAGACTACAAGCTCGTAAAGGACATCATGACTAAAAAAGTTATTACTGCCAATGCAACCGACCCAATAGATATCGCGGCCCGAAACCTTGATTTTAATGGTGTTTCAGCAATGCCGGTTATTGACAATAAGAGAAAAGTTATTGGTATAATAACCAGTGGCGATATCAGCAAACTTATGGCAAGGAGGCAGTAA
- a CDS encoding 4Fe-4S binding protein, producing MMFKINISADIVSEPIIADSILETKVSLNISQAHFDANHGEIIAEVENSHFRKIKDALTSKGAEITILDNPIIRDEEECVECGACISVCPVKVFSFDKEWSLQMDADKCIQCGTCLKMCPHNALILEL from the coding sequence ATGATGTTCAAAATCAATATTTCAGCAGATATTGTCAGTGAACCAATAATTGCAGATTCAATTCTAGAAACAAAAGTGAGCCTCAACATATCGCAGGCGCATTTTGATGCTAATCATGGGGAAATAATAGCCGAAGTGGAAAATTCCCATTTCCGGAAAATAAAAGATGCACTCACATCGAAAGGGGCTGAAATAACAATCCTTGACAATCCGATAATCAGGGATGAGGAGGAATGCGTGGAATGCGGTGCCTGTATCTCTGTCTGCCCGGTAAAAGTCTTCTCGTTCGATAAGGAATGGAGTCTGCAGATGGATGCTGACAAATGTATCCAGTGCGGAACATGCCTCAAAATGTGTCCGCATAATGCCCTTATTCTTGAACTCTAA
- a CDS encoding UPF0280 family protein, with protein MQELYRLKETIVTIKADKQEYIEVAKKSIISSRNLLEHYIVRDPYFKINLEPHECRENAPEIALRMANASQKVGIGPMSAVAGTISSFAVEAMKEAGATYAVVDNGGDIAYITDRALHVGIYAGASPVKDLAFVINPTRDVKGICTSSGTVGPSISFGMADAAIVFSNNVSLADAAATALGNATDIGPAAVEEAFSIVKGVDEIEGAMVIQGENVGMWGKLPEIIRSKVDYDCITKG; from the coding sequence ATGCAAGAGCTTTACAGGCTCAAGGAAACAATTGTTACAATAAAGGCAGACAAACAGGAATACATTGAAGTCGCCAAGAAATCAATTATTTCAAGCCGGAATCTCCTTGAGCACTATATTGTAAGAGACCCATATTTCAAAATCAATCTTGAGCCCCACGAATGTCGGGAAAACGCACCGGAAATTGCCCTCAGGATGGCAAATGCATCGCAAAAAGTTGGTATTGGTCCGATGAGTGCTGTGGCCGGGACAATTTCATCATTTGCAGTAGAGGCGATGAAAGAAGCAGGGGCAACTTACGCAGTAGTAGATAATGGTGGTGACATTGCATATATTACTGACAGAGCACTTCATGTCGGAATTTATGCAGGAGCCTCACCTGTAAAAGATCTGGCATTTGTTATCAATCCAACCCGGGATGTTAAAGGAATCTGCACTTCTTCAGGAACAGTCGGGCCGTCAATCAGTTTTGGAATGGCAGATGCGGCGATTGTGTTTTCAAACAATGTATCCCTGGCGGATGCTGCGGCAACAGCGCTTGGAAATGCCACGGATATCGGGCCTGCAGCTGTTGAAGAAGCTTTCAGCATTGTAAAAGGAGTAGATGAAATCGAGGGCGCAATGGTAATACAGGGAGAAAATGTCGGAATGTGGGGCAAACTCCCGGAAATAATACGCTCGAAAGTGGATTATGATTGTATAACGAAAGGATAA